The genome window cacctgagtaatcaggtgagctaaaaatgcaatacttttCGCAGCACTGCCCCCTCTAGATCAAATTTCAAATGacaaaaaattaatgaaaaccaACAAGGTTTACccacagactgactgacaaaaAACCATTATACCCCATCCATTCACTATCAATGCTTCTCCAACAATTTATGGAAACTTTGAATCTCTTTAAACCAACAGATAAGACAAATTATAATGCTACTACTCAAGAATGTATGCGTTTATAGATAATACAATTGTCATTCTAATGTAAATTGATTAAAAAGAGTCACTATGGTAAAAGATGATGTAAAGCTGCACAAAAGAACCAATGAATCGATAAGATAGAAAAACATTTATGGAATTCTctaaaacacaaaaataacaatCTGCCAGTCCAATTGACCCAAGCATTGCTACAAACTGATACAGGTAGCTCAATACAATTCAGCATGTACATgtttacacaatttaaaacaattcagtaATCACATTAACAGCACTTTCAAAATGTAGCACTTTGGATGTGTATGAGCACTTGTATGCATGTATAAACAACATAACTAGAAATAGAGGGAAGTGACAAATACCCCAGACATTGCCGGTGGTAATCATACTAGTAGTAAGTTGCGTTCCCCGAAGTCACAGTTCAATTTGGGACTTAATTTTGGCAATTTTAAGAGTAAGGTAATGCAAATTGAACATAAATAACTTCCCAATTAGCATAAGGAACAATCCAAGCTGGTTTGAATGTTATAAAGAGTGACAATAATTGGCCCTAGATGGACAGACCTCCATGCTGAATCCAGTATATACTCCTCTACTTCATTAGTAGGGAAATAActaaatattgatatatatttatgatatttaatttgtaaaaattactCTACGTTTTTTGAAATGTGCTTTGACATTGTCTATTTCCAAACACAAAGTAATGTGTgcacttaaagcgagattatacattttttatatgtgttaaattgtaatatattaataaaaatatgttataataacacaaaataggcaagaaaaagtatacagtgaagacgaatttcataaaatgcagcaaagacaaattagcaccccgagccgattgtgacaaaaatattttgtacatattttcctacaataaccgaagcattcgtctttttattaggatcggagttaatGTTTGTGTGTCCTAggaatagatatcattgcaggaaattaaaattatccgtaaaacaaaattgtgtctttgtgtcgtatgaacaaatctgcactaaaactaagattcacatcatacacgcatgatatacatgctggtgaattcgactgtacagacattttcagtttcagaattaaatatctggcttatttcgcatgttttgatgcatgttcttcttaacttttattttaatttatattgaaatatatgtaaaataagttttttacacattatatataaaattataaatatgcgACAAAATTGTCTGATCTCACTTTAAAGCAAAAATAAACTTTTCAAGAGAAAGTAACTAACATGATGAACTACAAAGTGTATTTTTGCTATCGCTTTTCCAAAATAACAGTTCCTAAACTTAATTTCACTTTTAATTACTAGTAAATGAATACTGAGAAAAACTTGAAACATAAGGTCAGAAGTAAATACTACCAGTCTTATGAAAATGAACAAAAAGTACAATGTCACAGCAACACAGTCTAGTACATTAACAGGCAGTCACTCATATACAATGGAAATTAACATCTTCAGCAGTATAATTCATAGTCTGTCTGATTCACAAGCATATTAATAGCACATAACATGTAAATGGAGTTAGGTAAAACTGTCCATCACAGAATGTAGCTTATATGGGCTATAATACCTCAACATTAGAATTGTATGtgtattaaaaataattcttgaaATTATGGTGACACACACTTTAAAATCAAATGGTTTGACTAAAAAAGAAAAGGGAAAATAGTGTTGGCTACTGGTCAATATTCAGGTATTTGCTTGCTACTGGTCAATATTCAGGTATTtgctaaatattaatatttgcttAAGGTATTCACAGTGAATCATTGCTTAAAACAAAATtccatcatttttttaaactaatacaACATATTTGAGATTTCAAGCAGGAAATAGCATAAAGCAAGCCAGATTACAAACATGGATAACAAAGTTTAAAGTAACTTTATGTTTGACTGTGACAGTGTTTATGAAACTGTTACCACTGCAATAAAGACTAACAAGTGTATGTGAAACTTAATAAAACAATTTCAGACAATTCTGTAAAACATTTGAAACAAGCAACTTGTATTTGTGTTCAAACGAGTGTATCaagtattttacatgaaaaagGGTGATGTAATGATAAATTAtgtgaatacaaaaaaaaaactgacatGAACACAAATGACTAAGACATGCATTAAAGTTAACAATAAACAACATAACTGTGTAATAGATATCATGAATTATGtgcaaatatgaaataaaatgtacttGCAGTAGGAGTAATGAAAGCATATGGGTTTTAACAGTATCCAGAAGTTAACATTTTATGCCATATTTTATTGTCCATGTTAAGGTAAAGGAACCTTCTGTTACCATGACCCTTAAAAAATACtctaaaattgaaatatgtatagtttatattaataatttgtaaatgtaacaaatgcaaaagtgtacataaatgataaatattataaataaataacccAATAATCATCAACTGGTCAATACATATGtaacacaaatgttaaattaagagttaattcataaaaaaaatgttcaacacAGCTGACTCTTCAATTAAATGCTAATTTATGTTCATTATCATATTCGCATTCAAAGACTTAAACAAGATATACCTTATTAACAAGAAAGTATGAAAGTTAGTTTTTGTAAGTTACATGTTGACCAGTATTTAGATGCACAGTCCTAACATTTCATAGAAATGAAGTAGACATCATGAATTCCTACCAAACATAGGTGAGCACAACTAGATTTCTGTCAATAAAGTAATGTGCCTTTTACAgacaaaaaaacacaagaaatgtTAAAATCATGAAACAAGATGAccagggccataatggccctaaACTGAAGAACTAAACTATTCTTGAAAGGTGGAGTTCAgaataataaaagttttaaatgaaacattcatATTGAATTACTTGgcacaaacatatttttgaacTAGGCTgagatataattttaataaatcttcTGACCCAAGTTTTAGGAATTTGACTTGAAATATGACTACcggagtgttaacaagctttttctttcatttgagCTAATGACCTAGGTTTTAACCTCACTTGACCCAGTTTCAAATTCGGATGAGATATAATTAGGGTGAATattcagacaaagtttcatgaagattgaacaaacATTGTGAGTTTTAGAGGCttacaaggaaaactgccccaaccctGGAAGCCATATTGTTAAACAGACCAGAGCAATTTACAAAGTCAGCTTAGATATCATAAGAAAAgatgatctgaccaagtttcatgaagatcggactataaatatgacttctagagtgttaacaaggttttactgtagccataaaagaactgaggagctgcgccatgagcgcatgatacgcccgtcgttcgccaatgaagtagtaaggtaataaataaccctttgaatcatttttttacttcagttggCAGAAGACAGCtggaatatttgtcaaaaaaatatgttcaactcACCCATTTGAGTATGTGTGTATGGAATTCCaatgttccagtcaaatctcatcCAGTTGAATATGTGAATACTTGATAATTTAACATTGTAACATGGTAAATCCGATACGGTAGGAcagtcaatgaaatcacgaaattttgacgaacaaagtcgcataactctggaacgacaattcagaattccgtcaaaaatgaaaggggatcagggtttatgaataataagattgtgttaaaatttgaaaaaaatccatcgaaggatatttgagctacggtaggacattcaatgaaatcacgaaattttgacgaacaaagtcccataactctggaacaacaattcagaattccgtcaaaaacgaaaggggatcagggtttatcaatattaagattgtgttgaaatttgaaaaaaatccatcgaaggatatttgagctacggtaggacattcaatgaaatcacgaaattttgacgaacaaagtcccataactctggaacaacaattcagaattccgtcaaaaacgaaaggggatcagggtttatcaatattaagattgtgttgaaatttgaaaaaaatccatcgaaggatatttgagctacggtaggacattcaatgaaatcacgaaattttgacgaacaaagtcccataactctggaacgacaattcagaaatccgtcaaaaacgaaaggggatcagggtttatcaatattaagattgtgttgaaatttgaaaaaaatccatcgaaggatatttgagctacagtaggacattcaatgaaatcacgaaattttgacgaacaaagtcccataactctggaacgacaattcagaattccgtcaaaaacgaaaggggatcagggtttatcaacaaacgggcgtataaaaattgtaCCCCTCTCTGTTggatatgtttttcaacaaaccacaACCTTTTTATTGTCAAAATTCAGCTGAAATATCATTAGAAAAATCGTTCTGACTaagttaaataaagattttacaataaaaatataatttcttgagttttcacaagcttttttcattcattttaccgtgtgatctagtttttgacctcacatgtTTCTATTTCAAACCCagcaagatatcattgggaaaaatcctctgattaagtttcatgaagatcggacaataaatgtgacctttagagtgttaacaatgtaaaTATTGACCAAAACGCATAAAGCACGACTGATAAAACATGGcatgctcaggtgagcaaaaaataaaatgcactaGCAATTCTGAATTGAATGTTATATTGCAAAAAcgaccatttttttaaacaagcctTTTTGCAAAAAAGAGCAGTTTcacatgtataaaaatacatcaaaaaGCGATATACCATTCCCAATGATCAATAGTTCAGCTGTCATATATACAACACTTAACAAAAACTATGATATCACATTGTACAGTGATTTCCTTTCCTATAACTATGACATGAAAGCTTCATTACATGGAGCAGTAAACATGGTCCCCTCCCCAACAACCCTCATAGCATTACTCTGTTCAAGTATGATACCAACTGAGCCTACTTTCGTGCCAATGTCTTCACAAGTATTCCCTATTGACAGTCTATCCTGTTTCGACACCATAGAGCATTTTACGTCACTATCCCATTTCAACTTATTTCTATCACTGTCCCCTTTTGACTCATTCGAACACTTCGTATCACCACCCCATCTTGACTCATCTAAGCACCTACTGTCAATGAGCCTTTTCAACTCCAACGAACACATTTCACTTCCACAGTTGCCACCAGCACATCCGCACttcttatttatttctttatcacAAGAATTTAATTTCAAGAGACAGTGTGTTGATTGGTCACTAGGTGTGTTGGCTTTAGTTAAAGGTGCATCATTCTGTTCATTTTTCCCGCTAGAAGCTGGAACTTTAAGGATTGTGTGACCATTTCCTGGAAAATAATATCAGcaatgaaaacatataaatgaaacaagcaaatttgttgaattgatatcccccgccaatatgcttctgggcacaaaagtgttatatttgacattcaataagcattttttcaagatacaaagggccataactctgttattaatagatgatgtacaatgccatttagcgtgcatcatagtagtatccatatataaactgataccaagtttcaatgaaatccgtcaaagcacttccaagatatggctccggacggacagaaagataGACGGGAAGACGAATGAaaggacggaaagatggacagacggacggacaacgccaaaacaatatccctcggcCGATGGCGGGGGATTACTATTTACACAGTATATAAGAGCTCTCAAAGTGGTTCCAGTATAACCCATCGCCCCATTTGCTTTGTAATAGGGAGTATACTATATCATAAATTAGTTGTACTTTAATTTTGATGCAAAATTATACTATAATATTCATCAAAATTAAAGTGCAACAAATGTATGATATAAATGTAGGCATTTCCCGTTTTTTGGTATCCTGCTGCAATACAAACTAACATCTTAAACATTTACATTTCCATTAAGGATCAAAATACACGAAAAGGAGGAGGAATCCCAATACAAGGTGTATTTTAAAAGTGGAATCTCGCTCGGAGAAAAAGAGGCGCAATTCAGgtgtgtcaagtgtcatcccagattagcctaggcagtctgcacaggatgaTCAGGGAGAAACGTATCCaccacaaactgcacaggcttatctgggacaacactttacgcacatgcattcggTGCAATTTCCCCAGAGCAAGGCTGTAATGTTCACACCAGTACCATTTTGCACGACGCTAGCTGGTGCAGGCAAGAGATGGGTGATACTGTGTTTGCGGGCCTTGCGTTTCCTGCTGCCAACTACGGGCTCCCCTCCATTCTCGACAGAGGGCATCTTAATGTGTGGCGGCAAACACACCATTCGGTCCAGGTCAAACACTGTAAGAATACaggaaaatgttataaaatagccCCCGAGAAAACTATAAGTGCACTTCATTATTCAAAAAATGTCAACTGTTTCAATTATGTcaatgctactttattttactagtTCTAAAATAGTTGTCTCCCTTATTATACTCTAGTTTTACTCCATTATTCATTACCCAGTTTATTTTGACAACATTCAATTTCTAGTTTAATTCATAATTTCACGCCTGGTTTACTTTGTTATTTAACTCCTTGTTTACTTTATTATTCCAATAATTTGTCTTCATTGTTTCACAGCTAGTTTACTTCATTTTTACAAACCTAGTTTACCTAAGTAATCAAATCATCGTTTACTTCTTTATTCCAATTGCAGTCGACTTCATAATTCCAACTCTAGTTTACTAAAAAATTATCGCTCCAATCCTAGTTTACTTCATTATTCCAACCATGCCTAGTTTGCTTCATTCTTCAATCCTGGTTGACTACATTCTCACCTGAGGGCTGATGACCAACCCCTGCCTGAGGGTCCAGGTCCTGTTTATGGTTGTGCGTACATTCGCTGCTGTGTCTCTGACGGGCAAAGCCCCGTTTCCTGCCCAGTTTTTCCACAGGGCAGGCAGGGAGTGTGGCGATCTGGGCCTCCAGGTCAAAGTCACTATGGAAACAAGGGAAGCCAATGTGATGTATGTAATCAGTGCCTCAAGGTAACATGATCTTTTTTGACTCTACAGTTTTATAGATTAAGAATAATCGTGTACTGTTTAAAGACTTCTTAATATTATTCATGACTTAAGTCCTGCCCAGTAACCCTGTCTCCTATATATAGACCTTAAAACCTTTAATGAcattatagcggacagcgtatCTCATTACCAGATTGTGTGATTtcacaggctggtctgaagctacgtTGCCTGCATATGACAAATGACCCAGTTTCCCATGACGCAGCTCAAATAATGGAATATGGCAAAAAACAATCTGAATCTCCGTACCCAGTCTTGTATCTCTTGACATCGTACGCGTGCATCAGTTTGTCTTTCGCCGACTCTGAGGTGGTGCGTTTCCTGAACCTACGCATGGCAGTCTCAGGCAGAATGTAGGAGTTGAACAGCGGCTGCTTCCCAGCTGACACATCCTCAGCCCTGGTCATAGTGGGAACAAGCATGCATGTGAATAGGGCAATACTATGAAATCAAAAACACTTCTTTGTCTTCTGAAGTACAGGATGTTGTAATTCGACAGTGGTCAGATCAGAagaaaaattgcaaaaaataaagaTATAACAATGATGATAAGTTACCAATATTTGCTGAAGTTCAAGGGCATAAAACTCTGCAAAGAATATACAAACATacacaaaaacaagagatgtgtttgtgaaacactatgtccccatatatttgacctttgaccttgaaggatgaccttgacctttcaccactcacaatgtgcagctccatgagatacacatgcataccaaatattacgttgctatcttcaatattgcaaaagtgtacattaaattagcgattttgacccatatatttgacttttgactttgaaggatgaccttgacctttcaccactcaaaatgtgcagctctatgagatacacatgcatgtcaaatatgaagttgctatcttcaatattgcaaaaaaacacacaaaccaaccaactaaccaacaaaccaaccaacagacagagcaaaaacaatatgtcccccactatagtggtgggggacataataacaTCTTGCACTCCAACATAGTATAAACAAAATACCTGTAAAGTTTCAGACTAGTTGAGACTAGTTCACAACACAATGTGCAGCGCTAGAGCCAAACCAATAAACCAACAGAACAACATAGACAGTGACTTCAATATACCCAGACAAACTTTGCTTGTGGCTTATATTAACTAGATGTGTCAAAGACACCAATGAGCCAACTTCATGTTTAGCCAGTGATAAATCACCTCGTCAATTACATGGACCTTGCTCCAAAGCGATATCATTCCTTATTATTGGTCACAAGAAAATTCCGTCATTTATGatcattaaattaatttgtaaaacaaGTTCAAAACTAATCAGGAGCAAGTTAGCTCAAATTTAAGTTACATACTCctattataacttttttttttgaataTGGCTGCAGTTTAACTTAAAACAGGaaacacaaattatcatttaggTCTTGTTGATATTATACATCTACTCACTTGTCATTTGTGCTTGTTGGATGACTCATGGCAGCTATTCGTTCTTTTGAGGGCTGAATAATACCATCATTGATCAGCTTCTGGTAGAGTGCACCCTTGTTGCGGCGTCGCGACTTACGCAGCGGCTGATTTTCATCCAACTCGTCGTACTCGCCAGACTCATTGCCTCGACTTGAGCTCTCTGAAATCTGTCGTTCTCTACAGCGACTTGTCTGGATGTATGTGGAATCCATTGCCTTCAGATTGTTATTAAACTCATCACTACTGTCTTCGTTTTCCGCATTTTCTGCATGCACTTCACCATTAAGTTCGTCTTCACAAGGAAGATTCCCTCCCTTTTCATTCACAGAGCTTTTTAAAACGTCATTCAATACATCCTTGGCATCTACCTGTCTACTAGATGGACACTCATCATGATCAGTTTCGCAAAAGTCCCCTACTTTTATTTCCGAAGCACTAGATTCAGATGTATAGATTTTGTCTATAATGCTATTCACAACCATCTTATCATATGTCATTACACTACACTCATCTTTGGTTCTACCATTACACACATCTTCTTTCAGAGAATACATAAGAGTCATATTCTCTTTCTCAATGCGTTCTGTCTTAGATATTTTGACATTACCAATCTTCAGCACACCATCGTATGCTGTAAGTTCAGTATTATCCAGGTTAGATGTTTTCATTCTTGCTCCACTGTCCTTCAAAACTTCACTATTTGTATCTTTTTCCCTTGTGATATTACAGCATGAATTATTATTTTCGTTTGTTCTTGCTAAGGGCTGTCAATGAAAAACGATGGATAAGTGCTTTAAAATTCCATTTTAAATCTGTTTGTATTTCAACTATAGTAATCATTAGTTCAAGCGTTttgatattatataaaaaaacaacaatgcaaTATTAAGCCCATGTAAGCAAACTTCCTACATTCCTAAAAAAAAGTGTGGATAAGAATGTATTCAAATGCATATTGCTTACTCGCAATGTAATAATCCCTGATCTTATTAAACAATTCCATTAGTATTAAgtgtaaaaatactaaaattacaTTATACATGTAAGAATATCATAATATACCTCAAACTTGAGTGGTTCAATTTTTGTCACAGTGTTAACACAATTGCTGTCATCAGGAACACAGGAGAAAATCTGGCTAGGCTGCACCCCAAAACAACTGCCAACACCACCACCATCCTTGACAACATCAGACTGTTTAACAGCCATGATATCAGATGAACAGTGCTCTGCCCCACTTCCAAGGGTCAGAGTCTTCTCAAAGAGACTGCTTTTGGCCTGAAGTGcccgagataagcctgtgtctATGGTTGATGGCTTCATGCTGTGCTCAGCCATAAGAAGCAGGCTTAATCCACCCATATTAGAGGGATCTGAAATATTCACAATCTTAAAATTTGTAATGTACCCTTGATGTTTAACTACAACTCAGTTGACCAGCTGACAGTAGCAAATCATGGATTGAGTTATTTAGTTTTTGGATAAAGCAGTATTGCTAATTAACAACACACATTCTCCTTGAAAAACAATCTT of Dreissena polymorpha isolate Duluth1 chromosome 15, UMN_Dpol_1.0, whole genome shotgun sequence contains these proteins:
- the LOC127860315 gene encoding uncharacterized protein LOC127860315 isoform X2, which produces MDPGGLEGERRDVRRPMNAFLIFCKRHRSIVREKNPDLDNRCVTRILGDLWANLKEDEKTKYTDLAKQYKDAFMKANPDYKWHNPEKSVTGSKTSPDGFKSLKNEINVSLEGPIMPGKLADPSNMGGLSLLLMAEHSMKPSTIDTGLSRALQAKSSLFEKTLTLGSGAEHCSSDIMAVKQSDVVKDGGGVGSCFGVQPSQIFSCVPDDSNCVNTVTKIEPLKFEPLARTNENNNSCCNITREKDTNSEVLKDSGARMKTSNLDNTELTAYDGVLKIGNVKISKTERIEKENMTLMYSLKEDVCNGRTKDECSVMTYDKMVVNSIIDKIYTSESSASEIKVGDFCETDHDECPSSRQVDAKDVLNDVLKSSVNEKGGNLPCEDELNGEVHAENAENEDSSDEFNNNLKAMDSTYIQTSRCRERQISESSSRGNESGEYDELDENQPLRKSRRRNKGALYQKLINDGIIQPSKERIAAMSHPTSTNDKAEDVSAGKQPLFNSYILPETAMRRFRKRTTSESAKDKLMHAYDVKRYKTGDFDLEAQIATLPACPVEKLGRKRGFARQRHSSECTHNHKQDLDPQAGVGHQPSVFDLDRMVCLPPHIKMPSVENGGEPVVGSRKRKARKHSITHLLPAPASVVQNGNGHTILKVPASSGKNEQNDAPLTKANTPSDQSTHCLLKLNSCDKEINKKCGCAGGNCGSEMCSLELKRLIDSRCLDESRWGGDTKCSNESKGDSDRNKLKWDSDVKCSMVSKQDRLSIGNTCEDIGTKVGSVGIILEQSNAMRVVGEGTMFTAPCNEAFMS
- the LOC127860315 gene encoding uncharacterized protein LOC127860315 isoform X1, translated to MQMDPGGLEGERRDVRRPMNAFLIFCKRHRSIVREKNPDLDNRCVTRILGDLWANLKEDEKTKYTDLAKQYKDAFMKANPDYKWHNPEKSVTGSKTSPDGFKSLKNEINVSLEGPIMPGKLADPSNMGGLSLLLMAEHSMKPSTIDTGLSRALQAKSSLFEKTLTLGSGAEHCSSDIMAVKQSDVVKDGGGVGSCFGVQPSQIFSCVPDDSNCVNTVTKIEPLKFEPLARTNENNNSCCNITREKDTNSEVLKDSGARMKTSNLDNTELTAYDGVLKIGNVKISKTERIEKENMTLMYSLKEDVCNGRTKDECSVMTYDKMVVNSIIDKIYTSESSASEIKVGDFCETDHDECPSSRQVDAKDVLNDVLKSSVNEKGGNLPCEDELNGEVHAENAENEDSSDEFNNNLKAMDSTYIQTSRCRERQISESSSRGNESGEYDELDENQPLRKSRRRNKGALYQKLINDGIIQPSKERIAAMSHPTSTNDKAEDVSAGKQPLFNSYILPETAMRRFRKRTTSESAKDKLMHAYDVKRYKTGDFDLEAQIATLPACPVEKLGRKRGFARQRHSSECTHNHKQDLDPQAGVGHQPSVFDLDRMVCLPPHIKMPSVENGGEPVVGSRKRKARKHSITHLLPAPASVVQNGNGHTILKVPASSGKNEQNDAPLTKANTPSDQSTHCLLKLNSCDKEINKKCGCAGGNCGSEMCSLELKRLIDSRCLDESRWGGDTKCSNESKGDSDRNKLKWDSDVKCSMVSKQDRLSIGNTCEDIGTKVGSVGIILEQSNAMRVVGEGTMFTAPCNEAFMS